One window of Candidatus Methylomirabilis lanthanidiphila genomic DNA carries:
- a CDS encoding Class III cytochrome C family protein — protein sequence MPQNEIDICEGEGGGVHGSASPFSHPDGHKARFLAALKRFVIVFLTLVIFITTTGFAVFHSQKEAPAQPIDFSHKVHTGDHQISCLYCHTNARRSPVAGIPSVQLCMGCHKITAADRPEVRKLKEFWDRQEPIPWVKIFGQPDFVAFSHVAHVRADVACENCHGPIQTMDRVHRAVDMTMDRCLSCHRDRQASIDCVTCHK from the coding sequence ATGCCGCAAAATGAGATAGATATTTGTGAAGGCGAAGGGGGAGGCGTCCACGGGAGCGCCTCCCCCTTCTCGCATCCCGATGGTCACAAAGCTCGGTTCCTGGCCGCCCTCAAGCGATTCGTTATTGTTTTCTTGACGCTTGTGATTTTTATCACCACTACCGGGTTTGCGGTCTTTCATTCTCAGAAAGAGGCGCCTGCCCAGCCTATCGATTTCAGCCACAAGGTTCACACCGGCGACCATCAGATCTCTTGCCTGTATTGCCATACCAACGCCCGCCGATCTCCCGTCGCGGGGATCCCATCCGTTCAGCTCTGCATGGGATGCCACAAGATCACCGCTGCCGACAGGCCCGAGGTCCGGAAGCTGAAGGAGTTCTGGGATCGACAGGAACCCATCCCCTGGGTGAAGATCTTCGGGCAACCTGATTTCGTCGCGTTCTCGCATGTGGCGCATGTCCGCGCTGACGTTGCCTGCGAGAATTGCCATGGCCCGATTCAGACGATGGATCGCGTCCACAGGGCAGTGGACATGACGATGGATCGATGCCTGAGCTGTCACCGTGACCGACAGGCGAGCATCGACTGTGTAACGTGTCACAAGTGA